The following are encoded together in the Actinobacillus lignieresii genome:
- a CDS encoding homocysteine S-methyltransferase family protein yields MTITILDGGMSRELMRLNAPFKQPEWSALSLYEKPSAVQQVHEDFIANGAEVITTNSYAVVPFHIGEQRFSADGKMLADLAGRLAKQAVKNSEKSAKIAGSLPPMFGSYRADLIQVDRFAEIAQPIIDGLAPYVDIWLCETQSAIIEPTSIKPLLPKDNRPLWVSFTLIDDEPTIEPQLRSGESVAQAVEKMVELGVNAILFNCCQPEVIEQALAITQSILKEKNVTHIQTGAYANAFAPQPKDATANDGLDEVRKDLDPEAYLAWAQKWTAQGATIVGGCCGIGIEYINTLAKNLK; encoded by the coding sequence ATGACAATCACAATCCTAGACGGCGGTATGAGCCGTGAGTTAATGCGTTTGAACGCACCTTTTAAACAACCTGAATGGTCTGCGTTATCCCTTTATGAAAAACCGTCTGCGGTGCAACAAGTCCATGAAGATTTTATCGCTAATGGGGCGGAAGTGATTACAACCAATAGTTATGCGGTCGTGCCGTTCCATATTGGTGAACAACGTTTTAGTGCAGACGGCAAAATGCTTGCTGATTTAGCTGGGCGTTTAGCAAAGCAAGCGGTTAAAAATAGCGAAAAATCTGCAAAAATTGCCGGTTCGTTACCACCGATGTTCGGCTCTTACCGTGCCGATTTGATTCAGGTGGATCGCTTTGCCGAAATCGCTCAACCGATTATTGACGGGCTTGCACCTTATGTTGATATTTGGTTATGTGAAACACAAAGTGCGATTATCGAGCCGACTTCAATTAAGCCGTTATTACCGAAAGATAATCGCCCGCTTTGGGTTTCGTTTACTTTAATCGATGATGAGCCAACCATCGAGCCACAACTTCGCTCGGGCGAATCTGTTGCGCAAGCAGTGGAAAAAATGGTGGAATTAGGCGTTAATGCGATTTTATTTAACTGCTGCCAGCCGGAAGTGATTGAGCAAGCACTAGCAATAACCCAATCTATTCTAAAAGAAAAAAATGTGACACATATCCAAACCGGTGCGTATGCAAATGCGTTTGCTCCTCAACCGAAAGATGCAACCGCCAATGACGGTTTAGACGAAGTACGTAAAGATTTAGACCCTGAAGCCTATCTTGCGTGGGCGCAAAAATGGACGGCACAAGGCGCAACCATTGTCGGTGGCTGTTGCGGTATCGGGATCGAATACATCAACACACTAGCTAAAAATTTAAAATAA
- a CDS encoding Maf family protein, with protein MSNKQIYLASNSPRRWELLQNLGLDLLRLSSEIDESPQANEKADEYCLRIAEQKNQAAQAVRIAENLVEHPILTADTTVSIDGKILGKPKDEQDAFAMLKMLSGRTHQVFTAVCISYQGKQVECLHTSEVSFRRLTDAEIHAYIATGEPMDKAGAYGIQQFGGIFVERLSGSFTGVMGLPVFETAELLKQFDLQIF; from the coding sequence ATGAGTAATAAACAAATTTACCTTGCTTCAAATAGCCCACGCCGCTGGGAATTGTTACAAAATTTAGGCTTGGATTTGCTTCGTTTATCGAGTGAAATCGATGAATCGCCGCAAGCAAATGAAAAAGCGGATGAATATTGCTTAAGGATTGCAGAGCAAAAGAATCAAGCGGCACAAGCGGTCAGAATTGCAGAAAATCTTGTGGAACACCCGATACTGACGGCGGATACCACTGTTTCAATTGACGGCAAAATTCTCGGTAAACCGAAGGACGAGCAAGACGCTTTTGCGATGCTAAAAATGTTATCGGGCAGAACGCACCAAGTATTTACTGCCGTGTGTATTAGTTATCAAGGCAAGCAAGTGGAATGTTTACATACCAGTGAAGTGAGTTTTAGAAGATTAACCGATGCTGAAATTCATGCTTATATTGCGACCGGTGAGCCGATGGATAAAGCCGGTGCTTACGGTATCCAGCAGTTTGGCGGGATATTTGTCGAGCGATTATCGGGAAGCTTTACCGGCGTGATGGGGTTACCGGTGTTTGAAACGGCAGAATTATTAAAGCAGTTTGATTTGCAAATTTTTTAA
- the trxA gene encoding thioredoxin produces MTLQVTDATFEQEVLKSDVPVLLDFWAPWCGPCRMVAPILDELSEEFAGRAKIAKVNVDENQQIPAQFGIRSIPTLILFKNGEVVATQVGALPKSQLSAFVEQAL; encoded by the coding sequence ATGACTTTACAAGTTACTGACGCAACTTTTGAACAAGAAGTATTAAAATCGGACGTACCGGTATTATTAGACTTTTGGGCGCCGTGGTGCGGTCCTTGCCGTATGGTGGCACCAATCTTAGACGAATTATCGGAAGAGTTCGCAGGTCGTGCGAAAATTGCTAAAGTGAACGTGGACGAGAACCAACAAATTCCGGCACAATTCGGTATTCGTTCAATCCCGACGTTAATCCTTTTCAAAAACGGTGAAGTGGTTGCAACTCAAGTCGGCGCATTACCGAAATCACAATTAAGCGCATTTGTTGAACAAGCGCTTTAA
- the hflK gene encoding FtsH protease activity modulator HflK codes for MSWNESGNHQDPWGKPGQKKPEQQGQGSQQEPEKQNNRQEPPDLEEAFSSLLKKMGGGNKGNNSRHPQNFGKLFPLAAIFAAIVWGASGFYTIKEAERGVVTRFGKLNDIVMPGLNWKPTFVDEVIPVNIERVSELKTSGSMLTQDENMVQVEMTVQYRVEDPAKYLFSVRDADDSLKQATDSALRYVIGHMSMDDILTTGRATVREKTWQTLRDIIKTYDMGLLVTDVNFQSARPPEEVKDAFDDAIKAQEDEQRLIREAEAYARGREPIARGQAQRIVEQATAYKDQIVLEAKGEVERFSKLLPEYKAAPQVMRERLYIETMEKVMKNTPKVIMDGNGNNLNVLPMDKLLAKPAAAEPAKTAAPIVVQQPQAIHQPAQTVPTTQNEQPVRKGRF; via the coding sequence ATGTCGTGGAATGAGTCAGGCAATCATCAGGATCCGTGGGGTAAACCGGGTCAAAAAAAGCCTGAGCAACAAGGGCAAGGGTCTCAACAGGAACCTGAAAAACAGAATAATCGCCAAGAGCCGCCGGATTTAGAGGAGGCTTTTAGCTCGCTATTGAAAAAAATGGGGGGAGGTAATAAGGGCAATAACTCTCGTCACCCGCAAAATTTCGGAAAATTATTCCCGCTTGCCGCAATTTTTGCCGCCATTGTATGGGGCGCATCCGGTTTTTATACGATTAAAGAAGCGGAACGCGGCGTAGTCACTCGTTTCGGTAAGTTAAACGATATTGTGATGCCGGGTTTAAACTGGAAACCGACTTTTGTCGATGAAGTGATTCCGGTCAATATCGAACGTGTTTCCGAGTTAAAAACCAGCGGATCAATGCTGACCCAAGACGAGAATATGGTTCAGGTGGAAATGACCGTTCAATATCGTGTCGAAGATCCGGCTAAATATCTGTTTAGCGTGCGTGATGCGGACGACAGTTTAAAACAAGCGACCGACAGTGCGCTACGTTATGTCATCGGTCATATGTCGATGGACGATATTTTAACGACAGGTCGTGCGACGGTGCGTGAAAAAACGTGGCAAACCTTGCGTGATATTATCAAAACCTATGATATGGGTTTATTGGTTACCGATGTAAACTTCCAATCGGCTCGCCCGCCGGAAGAAGTGAAAGACGCATTTGACGATGCGATTAAAGCGCAAGAAGACGAACAGCGTTTAATCCGTGAAGCGGAAGCCTACGCACGCGGTCGTGAGCCGATTGCGCGCGGTCAGGCACAGCGTATCGTTGAGCAGGCAACTGCCTATAAAGATCAAATTGTATTAGAAGCAAAAGGTGAAGTTGAGCGTTTTTCTAAACTTTTACCGGAATATAAAGCGGCACCGCAAGTGATGCGTGAGCGTTTATATATCGAAACCATGGAAAAAGTGATGAAAAACACGCCGAAAGTGATTATGGACGGCAACGGCAATAACTTAAACGTATTGCCAATGGATAAATTATTGGCGAAACCGGCTGCTGCCGAACCGGCAAAAACAGCGGCGCCGATTGTAGTCCAGCAACCGCAAGCGATCCATCAACCGGCGCAAACCGTGCCGACTACACAAAACGAACAACCGGTACGTAAGGGGAGATTTTAA
- the thiI gene encoding tRNA uracil 4-sulfurtransferase ThiI: MKFIIKLFPEIMIKSDSVRKRFIKILTSNIRNVLLRETENVAVIRNWDFIEVRAKVAEEAPMVLELLKRTPGIHHILEVEEMPFTTMHDIFENTLAKVRDELEGKTFCVRVRRKGKHEFRSLDVEKYVGGGLNQHIESARVKLTKPDVTVRIDIDGDKMLLIDARHEGLGGYPIGTQEDVLSLISGGFDSGVSSYMLIRRGSRVHYCFFNLGGAAHEIGVKQMAYHIWSRYSTSHKVRFVAINFENVVGEILEKVDNGQMGVVLKRMMVRAASKIAERFDIQAIVTGEALGQVSSQTLTNLRLIDKASDTLVLRPLITHDKEQIIAMAKEIGTDDIAKSMPEFCGVISKNPTVKAIESKIVEEEGHFNFEVLEQAVANAQFLDIREIAQQTEQEVVSVETTSELTENDIILDIRSPEETDEAPFSLDGVEVKLMPFYKLSSQFASLDQSKNYLLYCQRGVMSKLQALYLKENGFSNVKVFRH; encoded by the coding sequence ATGAAATTTATTATTAAACTTTTCCCTGAAATTATGATTAAAAGCGATTCGGTGCGTAAACGCTTTATCAAAATTCTGACCTCTAATATCCGTAATGTGTTATTGCGTGAAACTGAAAATGTGGCGGTCATTCGTAACTGGGACTTTATTGAAGTGCGTGCCAAAGTGGCGGAAGAAGCACCGATGGTGTTGGAATTACTGAAACGTACGCCGGGTATTCACCACATTTTAGAAGTGGAAGAAATGCCGTTTACTACGATGCACGATATTTTTGAAAATACTTTGGCAAAAGTACGTGATGAGTTAGAAGGTAAAACGTTCTGCGTGCGTGTACGCCGTAAAGGTAAACACGAGTTCCGTTCATTAGACGTAGAAAAATATGTCGGTGGCGGTTTAAATCAACATATTGAATCGGCTCGTGTGAAATTAACCAAGCCGGATGTAACCGTGCGTATTGATATTGACGGCGATAAAATGTTGCTGATCGATGCTCGTCACGAAGGTTTAGGCGGCTACCCGATCGGTACGCAAGAAGATGTATTATCGCTTATTTCGGGCGGATTCGATTCGGGTGTATCAAGCTATATGCTGATTCGCCGCGGTTCACGCGTACATTACTGCTTCTTTAATTTAGGCGGTGCGGCACACGAAATCGGCGTAAAACAAATGGCATACCATATTTGGAGCCGTTACAGCACTTCACACAAAGTCCGTTTTGTAGCGATTAATTTTGAAAATGTGGTCGGCGAAATTTTAGAGAAAGTCGATAACGGTCAAATGGGCGTGGTGTTAAAACGTATGATGGTACGTGCCGCGAGCAAAATTGCCGAGCGTTTTGATATTCAAGCGATCGTAACCGGTGAAGCGTTAGGTCAGGTTTCAAGCCAAACCTTAACCAATTTACGTTTAATCGATAAAGCGTCCGATACATTGGTATTACGTCCGTTAATCACCCACGATAAAGAGCAAATTATCGCTATGGCAAAAGAAATCGGCACCGATGATATTGCTAAATCTATGCCGGAATTTTGTGGCGTTATCTCGAAAAATCCGACCGTGAAAGCGATTGAAAGCAAAATTGTGGAAGAGGAAGGGCATTTCAATTTTGAAGTGTTGGAACAAGCAGTGGCAAACGCACAATTCCTTGATATTCGTGAGATTGCTCAACAAACGGAACAAGAGGTTGTGTCGGTTGAAACGACTTCCGAATTAACCGAAAACGATATTATTTTAGATATTCGTAGCCCGGAAGAAACCGATGAAGCACCGTTTAGTTTGGACGGTGTAGAAGTAAAATTAATGCCGTTCTATAAACTTTCAAGCCAGTTCGCTTCGTTGGATCAATCGAAAAACTACTTACTTTACTGCCAACGTGGGGTAATGAGCAAATTACAAGCGCTTTATCTCAAAGAGAATGGCTTTAGTAATGTAAAAGTGTTTCGACACTAA
- a CDS encoding nucleobase:cation symporter-2 family protein, with protein sequence MQNLRYPVDSKPPFGLTLLLAAQHLLAALGGIIAVPLVIGNVLKLPTPDTIVLVNAALLVSGIVTIIQCQGIGPIGLRLPSVMGTSFTFVAAALAIGFSEHGVAGIMGASLVGSLVMIIGSFFMPYVRKLFPPVVTGVVVMMIGLSLIPVAVDWFAGGQKGDPHYADPANLAMATFVLVLVVILVQWGKGIFSAAAIVIGMMVGYVVALALGWINFDAVKNADAFAIPQPLHFGLAFPISGIIGMSIAYLVTIVESSGNFLALGNATQTEITGKHLRGGVLCDGLGSAFAAIMSTTPFSSFAQNIGVISLTGVASRYVVTIMGVLLVLAGVFPWFGALIVSIPSPVLGGAGLMMFAMIIAAGIQMLDKVERSKRNGLIIAISIGCGLAVTTRPELLDKLPSFFKEVFGSGITVGSLLALILNLILPEDKG encoded by the coding sequence ATGCAAAATTTACGTTATCCCGTTGATTCCAAACCGCCTTTCGGCTTAACTCTTCTTTTAGCGGCACAACATCTATTGGCTGCGCTCGGTGGCATTATCGCCGTTCCGTTGGTTATCGGTAATGTATTAAAACTTCCGACTCCCGATACGATTGTATTGGTTAATGCGGCGTTATTGGTGTCCGGTATTGTGACGATTATTCAATGCCAAGGTATCGGTCCTATCGGTTTGCGCTTACCGAGTGTGATGGGAACCAGCTTTACTTTCGTGGCGGCAGCGCTTGCGATTGGTTTTAGCGAACACGGTGTTGCCGGTATTATGGGAGCCTCATTAGTCGGTTCGTTAGTGATGATTATCGGCAGTTTCTTTATGCCGTATGTACGTAAATTATTCCCGCCTGTGGTGACAGGTGTCGTAGTGATGATGATCGGCTTGAGCTTAATTCCGGTTGCGGTGGACTGGTTCGCCGGCGGTCAAAAAGGTGACCCGCATTATGCGGATCCGGCAAACCTTGCAATGGCGACTTTTGTACTGGTACTGGTTGTGATCTTAGTGCAATGGGGTAAAGGTATTTTCTCGGCGGCGGCAATCGTGATCGGTATGATGGTCGGTTATGTAGTGGCGTTAGCATTAGGTTGGATTAACTTTGATGCGGTGAAAAATGCGGATGCGTTTGCGATTCCGCAGCCGTTGCATTTCGGTTTAGCGTTCCCGATTTCAGGGATTATCGGGATGTCGATCGCTTATTTGGTGACGATTGTCGAATCAAGCGGTAACTTCTTAGCGTTGGGCAATGCGACTCAAACCGAAATTACCGGTAAGCATTTACGCGGCGGGGTATTGTGTGACGGCTTAGGTTCCGCGTTCGCGGCAATTATGTCCACTACGCCGTTCTCGTCATTTGCGCAAAATATCGGGGTGATTTCCCTAACCGGCGTAGCAAGTCGCTATGTAGTCACCATTATGGGTGTATTATTGGTATTAGCCGGCGTATTCCCGTGGTTCGGTGCGTTAATCGTTTCGATTCCTAGCCCTGTGTTAGGCGGTGCGGGTTTAATGATGTTTGCGATGATTATTGCCGCCGGTATTCAAATGTTGGATAAAGTGGAACGCTCAAAACGTAACGGCTTGATTATTGCGATTTCAATCGGTTGCGGTTTAGCGGTAACCACTCGTCCCGAATTGTTAGATAAATTACCGAGTTTCTTTAAAGAAGTGTTCGGTTCGGGTATTACTGTCGGTTCTTTACTGGCATTAATCCTCAATTTAATTTTGCCTGAAGATAAAGGATAG
- a CDS encoding adenylosuccinate synthase — MGKSVAILGAQWGDEGKGKIVDLLTDRVKYVVRYQGGHNAGHTLIINGEKTVLRLIPSGILRDNVTCLIGNGVVLSPEALMKEMGELEARGINVRDRLKISEACPLILPYHVAMDHAREAALGKNKIGTTGRGIGPAYEDKVARRGLRVSDLFDKEAFSEKLKDILDYYNFQLVHYYKVEPVDFQKTLDDVFAIADVIKGMVADVTTLLHQARKEGVNILFEGAQGTMLDIDHGTYPFVTSSNTTAGGVATGSGFGPRNLDYVLGIIKAYCTRVGSGPFTTELFDEVGAEIARKGNEFGAVTGRPRRCGWFDAVAVRRAVQINSISGFCMTKLDVLDGFEELKICTAYKMPNGEIVEYAPMAAKDWEGVEPIYETMPGWSENTFRVTKREELPQAALDYIKRIEELVGVPVDILSTGPDRVETMILRDPFAA, encoded by the coding sequence ATGGGTAAAAGTGTTGCTATTCTCGGCGCTCAGTGGGGCGATGAAGGGAAAGGTAAAATCGTAGATTTATTAACGGATCGTGTGAAATACGTAGTTCGTTATCAAGGCGGTCACAATGCGGGCCATACCTTAATTATCAATGGCGAAAAAACCGTTCTTCGTCTGATTCCGAGCGGTATTTTACGTGATAATGTAACCTGTTTAATCGGCAATGGTGTAGTGCTTTCTCCGGAAGCGTTAATGAAAGAAATGGGTGAATTGGAAGCCCGTGGCATTAACGTTCGTGATCGTTTAAAAATTTCAGAGGCTTGCCCGTTAATTCTTCCTTATCATGTGGCAATGGATCACGCGCGTGAAGCGGCGTTAGGTAAAAACAAAATCGGTACGACCGGTCGCGGTATCGGCCCGGCATACGAAGATAAAGTGGCTCGCCGCGGTTTACGTGTCAGCGATTTATTTGATAAAGAAGCCTTTTCTGAAAAATTAAAAGATATTTTGGATTACTACAATTTCCAATTAGTACATTACTACAAAGTTGAACCGGTAGATTTCCAAAAAACATTAGATGACGTATTTGCGATTGCCGATGTAATTAAAGGTATGGTGGCGGACGTAACAACCTTACTTCACCAAGCACGTAAAGAAGGCGTGAATATCTTATTTGAAGGTGCGCAAGGCACAATGTTAGATATCGACCACGGTACATATCCGTTTGTAACCAGCTCAAATACTACGGCGGGTGGTGTTGCAACCGGTTCGGGTTTCGGTCCTCGTAATCTTGACTATGTATTGGGTATTATCAAAGCATACTGTACTCGTGTCGGTAGCGGTCCGTTCACCACTGAATTATTTGATGAAGTGGGGGCGGAAATCGCTCGTAAAGGTAACGAGTTCGGTGCGGTAACCGGTCGTCCGCGCCGTTGTGGTTGGTTTGATGCGGTAGCAGTACGCCGTGCGGTACAAATTAACTCGATTTCCGGCTTCTGTATGACAAAATTAGACGTATTAGACGGCTTTGAAGAGTTAAAAATCTGTACCGCATACAAAATGCCAAATGGTGAAATCGTAGAATACGCACCGATGGCGGCGAAAGATTGGGAAGGTGTAGAGCCGATTTACGAAACCATGCCGGGCTGGTCTGAAAATACCTTCCGTGTAACTAAACGTGAAGAATTACCGCAAGCGGCGTTAGATTACATCAAACGTATTGAAGAGCTTGTCGGTGTGCCGGTTGATATTCTTTCAACAGGTCCGGATCGTGTGGAAACAATGATTTTACGTGACCCATTTGCGGCGTAA
- the metK gene encoding methionine adenosyltransferase, translating to MAINLFTSESVSEGHPDKIADQISDAVLDEILKQDPKARVACETYVKTGMALVGGEITTSAWVDIENLTRQVICDIGYTHSDMGFDAHSCAVLNAIGKQSPDINQGVDRADPLEQGAGDQGIMFGYATNETDVLMPAPITYAHRLMEQQAKVRKSGKLDWLRPDAKSQLTFAYENNKIVGIDTVVLSTQHAEHVSQKDLVEGVMEEIIKPVLPSEWLSQNTKYFINPTGRFVIGGPMGDCGLTGRKIIVDTYGGAARHGGGAFSGKDPSKVDRSAAYAARYVAKNIVAAGLADRCEIQLSYAIGVADPTSIMVETFGTGKVSNETLVKLIYQNFDLRPYGLIKMLDLIQPIYRETAAYGHFGREHFPWEQTDKAEALRTGAGL from the coding sequence ATGGCGATTAATTTATTTACTTCAGAATCGGTATCGGAAGGACATCCGGATAAAATTGCGGATCAAATCTCGGATGCGGTGTTAGATGAAATTTTAAAACAAGACCCGAAAGCACGTGTGGCGTGTGAAACTTATGTAAAAACCGGTATGGCGTTAGTCGGCGGTGAAATCACCACTTCTGCATGGGTGGATATCGAAAACTTAACCCGTCAAGTGATTTGCGACATTGGCTATACCCATTCTGATATGGGCTTTGATGCGCATTCTTGTGCGGTATTAAATGCGATTGGTAAACAATCTCCGGATATTAACCAAGGTGTTGACCGTGCGGATCCGTTAGAACAAGGTGCGGGCGACCAAGGTATTATGTTCGGTTATGCAACCAATGAAACCGATGTATTAATGCCGGCACCGATTACATACGCTCATCGTTTAATGGAACAACAAGCAAAAGTACGTAAATCGGGCAAATTAGACTGGTTACGTCCGGATGCGAAAAGCCAATTAACCTTCGCTTACGAAAATAACAAAATCGTAGGGATTGATACGGTGGTGCTTTCAACTCAACACGCTGAACACGTTTCACAAAAAGATTTAGTGGAAGGTGTGATGGAAGAAATCATCAAGCCGGTATTACCAAGCGAATGGTTAAGCCAAAACACTAAATACTTCATTAACCCGACTGGTCGTTTTGTGATTGGCGGCCCAATGGGTGACTGCGGTTTAACCGGTCGTAAAATTATCGTAGATACTTACGGCGGTGCGGCTCGTCACGGTGGCGGTGCATTCTCCGGTAAAGACCCGTCAAAAGTGGACCGTTCGGCAGCATATGCAGCACGTTATGTGGCGAAAAATATCGTAGCGGCAGGTTTAGCGGATCGTTGTGAAATCCAACTTTCTTACGCAATCGGTGTGGCGGATCCGACATCAATCATGGTGGAAACTTTCGGCACGGGTAAAGTTTCAAATGAAACATTAGTGAAATTGATCTATCAAAACTTTGATTTACGTCCGTACGGCTTAATCAAAATGTTAGATTTAATTCAACCTATTTATCGTGAAACGGCGGCTTACGGTCACTTCGGCCGTGAACACTTCCCATGGGAACAAACGGATAAAGCGGAAGCATTACGTACCGGTGCAGGTTTATAA
- a CDS encoding carboxymuconolactone decarboxylase family protein yields the protein MSKFQIHTIETAPEAAQEALKAVKQANGFIPNLIGVLANAPTALETYRTVSGINGRNSLTPLEREVVQITAAVVNGCGFCVAGHTKISLKALNAPKEIVDQIRATARISDPKLDTLARFTLAVMLQKAKLTEAQLNEFFAAGYNQQNAIEVILGVSLATLCNYANNIAETPINPELQDFA from the coding sequence ATGTCAAAATTTCAAATTCATACGATTGAAACCGCGCCAGAAGCGGCACAAGAAGCATTAAAAGCGGTAAAACAAGCAAACGGCTTTATTCCTAACTTAATCGGCGTATTGGCTAATGCACCGACTGCGTTAGAAACTTATCGTACCGTCAGCGGTATTAACGGTCGTAACAGCTTAACACCGCTTGAGCGTGAAGTGGTGCAAATTACGGCGGCAGTAGTTAACGGTTGCGGATTCTGTGTTGCCGGTCATACCAAAATTTCTTTAAAAGCGTTAAATGCGCCAAAAGAAATCGTTGATCAAATTCGTGCAACCGCACGTATTTCAGATCCGAAATTAGATACCTTAGCACGCTTTACGCTTGCGGTAATGCTACAGAAAGCAAAATTAACCGAAGCACAATTAAACGAATTCTTCGCAGCAGGCTATAACCAACAAAACGCAATTGAAGTGATTTTAGGCGTGAGCTTAGCGACATTATGTAACTATGCAAATAACATCGCGGAAACGCCAATCAACCCTGAATTACAAGATTTCGCTTAA
- the hflC gene encoding protease modulator HflC, translating to MRKLLLPILSLVAFLVISCITIVPEGYRGIMLRFNKVHRDADQKVVVYAPGLHFKAPFIDSLKVLDARIQILDGQEDRFVTVEKKDLLVDSYVKWRISDFGKFYTATGGDTQRASDLLKRKVGDRLRSEIGSRTIKDIVSGSRGELMAGAQKAVNDGDDGAEKLGIEVVDVRVKQINLPNEVSSSIYQRMRAERAAVASEHRSQGEEKAEIIRAEVDKKVVLIEAQAKKTAETLRGEGDAQAAKIYADAFSREPEFYSFVRSLKAYENSFAKDQSNMMLLKSDSEFFRFMKAPTK from the coding sequence ATGCGTAAATTATTATTACCTATTTTATCTCTGGTTGCTTTTTTAGTGATCTCTTGTATTACGATCGTACCGGAAGGCTATCGCGGCATTATGTTACGTTTTAATAAAGTGCATCGCGACGCAGACCAAAAAGTGGTGGTTTATGCGCCGGGTTTACATTTTAAAGCGCCGTTTATCGATAGTTTAAAAGTGCTTGATGCGCGTATTCAAATTTTAGACGGTCAGGAAGATCGCTTCGTGACGGTTGAGAAAAAAGACTTATTAGTCGATTCTTACGTGAAATGGCGTATCAGCGATTTCGGTAAGTTTTATACGGCGACCGGTGGAGATACACAACGTGCTTCGGATCTTTTAAAACGTAAAGTGGGCGACCGTTTACGTTCTGAAATCGGTTCTCGAACGATTAAAGATATCGTATCCGGCTCTCGCGGCGAATTGATGGCTGGTGCGCAAAAAGCCGTAAATGACGGTGATGACGGTGCCGAAAAACTCGGTATCGAAGTGGTCGATGTACGTGTGAAACAGATCAACTTACCGAATGAAGTTTCATCTTCAATTTATCAACGTATGCGTGCGGAACGTGCTGCGGTTGCAAGCGAACACCGCTCGCAAGGTGAAGAAAAAGCCGAAATTATTCGTGCCGAAGTCGATAAGAAAGTGGTACTTATTGAAGCGCAAGCGAAGAAAACCGCCGAAACTTTACGCGGTGAAGGCGATGCGCAAGCTGCAAAAATTTATGCTGACGCATTCAGCCGAGAGCCGGAGTTTTATAGCTTCGTGCGTAGCTTAAAAGCATACGAAAACAGCTTTGCCAAAGATCAAAGCAATATGATGCTACTTAAATCGGACAGCGAATTCTTCCGCTTTATGAAAGCACCTACAAAATAA